A genomic window from Salvelinus namaycush isolate Seneca chromosome 5, SaNama_1.0, whole genome shotgun sequence includes:
- the LOC120047575 gene encoding apoptosis-associated speck-like protein containing a CARD: MSGAPGPKNMIKDKHFVDHHRTALIDRVSQVEPLLDRLLDKGIITQNAYSEVRANRTNQKKMRELFDGPLKACGPKGKDIFLDILMDLEPFLISHLKGE; encoded by the exons ATGTCCGGTGCACCTGGACCAAAGAACATGATCAAAG acAAACACTTTGTGGACCATCACCGGACGGCCCTGATCGACAGAGTGAGCCAGGTGGAACCCCTATTGGATAGACTCCTGGATAAGGGAATCATTACCCAAAACGCCTACAGTGAAGTGAGGGCTAACAGAACCAACCAGAAAAAGATGAGGGAGCTTTTCGATGGCCCTCTGAAAGCATGTGGGCCCAAAGGCAAAGATATATTCTTAGATATCCTGATGGATTTGGAGCCATTCCTGATCAGTCACCTGAAGGGGGAATAA
- the LOC120047576 gene encoding protein C-ets-2-like isoform X2: MYWDTILKSNERNIDTRDSKIKMEMYQAGYYMEDFRTQEVPAGLDFASYDSKGSGQQQYPESSGEPQKNPRPYDNKVTSSDSVLFNLDSYPEFNCWASYPSDGLTLGQSQAGFQDSTQTYHSLVPLCSPGQSGQFSPSMEDASTSNSFLPGKGTSHRGTPSTVSLDHLNESEQSYTRHSGEKLYDSEAQKTSFWPDYPSPSYGASLPPPHHPPSCSSIPGPQQHSEQYCSRVAKRKSAHSQRPEREGGQVMGMSVYPGSGPIQLWQFLLELLLDSACCTFICWTGDGWEFKMSDPAEVAKRWGQCKNKPKMNYEKLSRGLRYYYHKNIIHKTTGKRYVYRFVCDVQGMLGKTAQEVLASLNILPTGTESSWQGQGAPVLSPESSEAWASQ, from the exons ATGTACTGGGATACCATCCTGAAATCCAACGAGAGAAACATAGACACCAGAGACTCTAAAATAAAG ATGGAGATGTACCAAGCTGGATATTATATGGAAGACTTCAGAACACAGGAAGTCCCTGCTGGTTTGGACTTTGCATCATATG ACAGTAAAGGATCGGGGCAGCAACAGTATCCAGAGAGTTCTGGAGAGCCGCAGAAGAATCCACGTCCGTACGACAACAAAG TAACCTCAAGTGACTCTGTCCTGTTCAACCTGGATTCATACCCAGAGTTTAACTGTTGGGCGTCATACCCAAGTG ATGGGCTGACTTTGGGCCAGTCTCAAGCGGGGTTCCAGGATTCCACCCAGACGTACCACAGCCTTGTGCCCCTGTGTTCCCCAGGCCAGAGTGGACAGTTCAGCCCGAGCATGGAGGATGCCAGCACCAGCAACTCTTTCCTCCCTGGAAAAGGAACGAGCCACAGAGGGACCCCCAGCACTGTCAGCCTGGACCACCTCA ATGAATCTGAGCAAAGCTACACTCGTCACTCAGGTGAAAAACTGTATGACTCAGAAGCACAGAAGACCTCCTTCTGGCCGGACTACCCCTCTCCCAGCTATGGCGCATCCCTGCCGCCCCCTCACCACCCTCCATCTTGTTCCTCAATCCCTGGACCACAGCAGCACTCAGAGCAGTACTGCTCCCGTGTGGCCAAACGCAAAAGTGCACACTCCCAAAGACCCGAGAGGGAAGGAGGACAAGTGATGGGAATGTCAGTTTATCCAG GATCAGGGCCCATCCAATTGTGGCAGTTCTTACTGGAGCTGCTTCTAGACTCCGCCTGCTGTACCTTCATCTGTTGGACAGGAGACGGTTGGGAGTTCAAGATGTCCGACCCAGCAGAG GTGGCCAAGCGCTGGGGCCAGTGTAAGAACAAGCCCAAGATGAACTACGAGAAGCTGAGCCGCGGCCTGCGCTACTACTACCACAAGAACATCATCCACAAAACGACAGGCAAGCGCTACGTCTACCGCTTCGTCTGCGACGTGCAGGGGATGCTGGGAAAGACGGCACAGGAGGTCCTGGCCAGCCTGAACATTTTACCCACGGGTACAGAGTCATCCTGGCAAGGCCAGGGGGCACCAGTATTATCGCCAGAGTCCAGCGAAGCATGGGCGTCGCAGTAG
- the LOC120047576 gene encoding protein C-ets-2-like isoform X1, with protein sequence MYWDTILKSNERNIDTRDSKIKMEMYQAGYYMEDFRTQEVPAGLDFASYDYSDEDLSFLLDSKGSGQQQYPESSGEPQKNPRPYDNKVTSSDSVLFNLDSYPEFNCWASYPSDGLTLGQSQAGFQDSTQTYHSLVPLCSPGQSGQFSPSMEDASTSNSFLPGKGTSHRGTPSTVSLDHLNESEQSYTRHSGEKLYDSEAQKTSFWPDYPSPSYGASLPPPHHPPSCSSIPGPQQHSEQYCSRVAKRKSAHSQRPEREGGQVMGMSVYPGSGPIQLWQFLLELLLDSACCTFICWTGDGWEFKMSDPAEVAKRWGQCKNKPKMNYEKLSRGLRYYYHKNIIHKTTGKRYVYRFVCDVQGMLGKTAQEVLASLNILPTGTESSWQGQGAPVLSPESSEAWASQ encoded by the exons ATGTACTGGGATACCATCCTGAAATCCAACGAGAGAAACATAGACACCAGAGACTCTAAAATAAAG ATGGAGATGTACCAAGCTGGATATTATATGGAAGACTTCAGAACACAGGAAGTCCCTGCTGGTTTGGACTTTGCATCATATG ACTACAGTGATGAAGACCTGTCTTTTTTATTAGACAGTAAAGGATCGGGGCAGCAACAGTATCCAGAGAGTTCTGGAGAGCCGCAGAAGAATCCACGTCCGTACGACAACAAAG TAACCTCAAGTGACTCTGTCCTGTTCAACCTGGATTCATACCCAGAGTTTAACTGTTGGGCGTCATACCCAAGTG ATGGGCTGACTTTGGGCCAGTCTCAAGCGGGGTTCCAGGATTCCACCCAGACGTACCACAGCCTTGTGCCCCTGTGTTCCCCAGGCCAGAGTGGACAGTTCAGCCCGAGCATGGAGGATGCCAGCACCAGCAACTCTTTCCTCCCTGGAAAAGGAACGAGCCACAGAGGGACCCCCAGCACTGTCAGCCTGGACCACCTCA ATGAATCTGAGCAAAGCTACACTCGTCACTCAGGTGAAAAACTGTATGACTCAGAAGCACAGAAGACCTCCTTCTGGCCGGACTACCCCTCTCCCAGCTATGGCGCATCCCTGCCGCCCCCTCACCACCCTCCATCTTGTTCCTCAATCCCTGGACCACAGCAGCACTCAGAGCAGTACTGCTCCCGTGTGGCCAAACGCAAAAGTGCACACTCCCAAAGACCCGAGAGGGAAGGAGGACAAGTGATGGGAATGTCAGTTTATCCAG GATCAGGGCCCATCCAATTGTGGCAGTTCTTACTGGAGCTGCTTCTAGACTCCGCCTGCTGTACCTTCATCTGTTGGACAGGAGACGGTTGGGAGTTCAAGATGTCCGACCCAGCAGAG GTGGCCAAGCGCTGGGGCCAGTGTAAGAACAAGCCCAAGATGAACTACGAGAAGCTGAGCCGCGGCCTGCGCTACTACTACCACAAGAACATCATCCACAAAACGACAGGCAAGCGCTACGTCTACCGCTTCGTCTGCGACGTGCAGGGGATGCTGGGAAAGACGGCACAGGAGGTCCTGGCCAGCCTGAACATTTTACCCACGGGTACAGAGTCATCCTGGCAAGGCCAGGGGGCACCAGTATTATCGCCAGAGTCCAGCGAAGCATGGGCGTCGCAGTAG